In Candidatus Nomurabacteria bacterium, the following proteins share a genomic window:
- the pyk gene encoding pyruvate kinase: MSQPFNSKTKIVATLGPNSNKVPVIQNMLTAGLTVARINMSHGDHNTHAELIKNARLAAKRAKRPIAILQDLSGPKIRIGDFETEQVTLIPGESLILTTKRCVGTATRVFVNYAKLPLEVEVGMYIYLNDGKQKLLVDKIKGSEIHTTVIVGGQIRGRRGVNIPEANLSISSLTPKDKKDLAFGLEQGVDFVTLSFVRSAADIRQLRRLAEKTRKVNIVAKIETKFAIDNLDEIVAEADVIMVARGDLAIETPLENVPMLQKHIIHTANQAGKPVITATQMLDSMRVSTTPTRAEVADIANAILDGTDAVMLSDETAVGEHPAHTIEIMSRIAHETEADQFFIQHQSDWDFSAKTVYDAVSQSIAKTAASVKAKAIVAFSESGYTGRMVARYRPRVPILVCTPNQVTYNQALIIYGCEPVLIERVKSLVAARQSAKRVLRNYHIAEADDLFIIGAGVPFGKPGATNMMMVEKM; the protein is encoded by the coding sequence ATGAGTCAACCTTTTAATTCAAAGACCAAAATTGTTGCGACCTTGGGACCCAATTCAAATAAGGTGCCAGTGATTCAGAATATGCTTACAGCTGGATTAACAGTTGCTCGCATCAACATGAGTCACGGCGATCATAATACTCATGCCGAACTGATAAAAAATGCCCGTCTCGCGGCCAAACGTGCCAAACGACCAATAGCTATCTTGCAAGACCTATCAGGTCCAAAAATCCGGATCGGTGATTTTGAAACCGAACAAGTCACTCTAATACCTGGCGAATCACTTATCTTAACAACAAAAAGGTGTGTGGGAACAGCTACACGTGTCTTTGTTAACTACGCCAAATTACCGCTTGAAGTTGAAGTTGGCATGTACATTTATCTTAACGATGGTAAGCAAAAACTCTTAGTTGATAAAATTAAAGGCTCAGAAATTCACACTACCGTAATCGTCGGGGGACAAATCCGTGGTCGCCGTGGCGTGAATATTCCTGAAGCAAATCTATCTATCTCTTCCCTAACCCCAAAAGATAAAAAAGATCTGGCTTTTGGTTTGGAACAAGGTGTCGATTTTGTTACTCTATCATTCGTCCGCAGTGCTGCCGACATTCGTCAACTACGACGCTTGGCAGAGAAAACTAGAAAAGTAAACATAGTGGCTAAGATTGAAACAAAATTTGCTATTGATAATCTTGACGAGATTGTCGCTGAAGCGGATGTAATCATGGTCGCCCGCGGAGACTTGGCTATTGAGACACCACTAGAAAATGTACCTATGCTACAAAAACACATCATCCACACAGCCAACCAAGCTGGAAAGCCCGTCATCACAGCGACCCAGATGCTGGATTCAATGCGCGTTTCCACTACCCCTACTCGAGCCGAAGTAGCTGACATAGCCAATGCTATATTGGACGGCACCGATGCTGTAATGTTATCTGACGAAACCGCTGTCGGTGAACATCCGGCCCACACCATAGAAATAATGTCTAGAATTGCTCACGAGACGGAGGCTGACCAGTTTTTTATTCAACATCAATCGGATTGGGATTTCTCAGCTAAAACTGTCTATGATGCCGTTAGTCAATCTATTGCGAAGACCGCTGCCTCGGTAAAAGCTAAAGCGATAGTAGCCTTTAGTGAGAGTGGGTACACAGGCCGTATGGTAGCCCGTTATCGTCCACGTGTGCCGATTTTGGTTTGTACCCCAAACCAAGTCACTTACAACCAGGCATTGATAATTTATGGCTGTGAGCCGGTCTTGATCGAAAGAGTAAAGAGTTTGGTCGCCGCTCGCCAGAGCGCCAAGCGCGTTTTACGTAACTATCACATAGCCGAAGCCGACGACCTATTCATAATCGGAGCCGGCGTGCCATTTGGAAAGCCTGGGGCAACTAATATGATGATGGTAGAGAAGATGTAA
- a CDS encoding FAD-dependent oxidoreductase, translating into MFELTIIGGGPAGIAAGVYASRKQLKTLFITKEWGGQSIVSEDIQNWIGTPSISGADLAQNFKEHLTKYAGEYVDIKAGSLVTEITKPDDGSFSITLDNGETHQTKAILIASGSKRRQLPAFDADKFEHKGLTYCASCDGPLFSSRDVAVIGGGNAAFETAAQLLAYAKSVTLLQRSENYKADPVTVEKVLSHPNMTGLTNVEVEKVNGDNFVSGLTYKDKTSGESKNLEVAGIFVEIGMIPNTDYLDGLVELDEFKRVIIDPWTQQTKTPGIWAAGDCTTILYHQNNIAAGDAVRALEDIYVNLRAK; encoded by the coding sequence ATGTTCGAACTTACAATTATCGGTGGTGGACCAGCCGGCATCGCTGCCGGCGTCTACGCTTCACGCAAACAACTAAAGACTTTATTTATTACCAAAGAATGGGGAGGTCAAAGTATTGTCTCAGAAGATATTCAAAACTGGATAGGAACTCCTTCTATAAGCGGTGCAGATTTAGCCCAAAATTTCAAAGAACATCTCACTAAATACGCCGGCGAGTACGTAGACATCAAAGCCGGTTCGTTGGTCACAGAAATTACCAAGCCTGACGATGGAAGCTTTTCTATTACTCTTGATAACGGTGAGACTCACCAGACCAAGGCTATACTAATCGCCTCCGGCTCAAAGCGAAGACAACTACCAGCTTTCGATGCAGATAAATTTGAACACAAGGGTCTAACCTACTGCGCCTCTTGTGACGGACCGCTATTTTCCAGCCGAGACGTAGCTGTGATTGGTGGTGGTAATGCTGCTTTTGAAACTGCAGCTCAACTTCTAGCCTATGCCAAAAGTGTTACCCTATTACAACGCAGCGAAAACTATAAGGCTGACCCGGTGACAGTCGAAAAAGTTCTTTCCCACCCCAACATGACCGGACTTACCAATGTAGAGGTTGAAAAAGTAAACGGTGATAACTTTGTGTCTGGATTAACTTACAAAGACAAAACTTCCGGTGAGAGCAAAAACCTAGAAGTGGCTGGAATTTTTGTTGAGATCGGAATGATACCAAACACTGATTATTTAGACGGTCTGGTAGAACTTGATGAATTCAAGCGAGTTATTATCGACCCATGGACTCAGCAAACCAAGACTCCTGGCATCTGGGCCGCTGGTGACTGTACCACTATTCTCTACCACCAAAACAATATCGCCGCTGGAGACGCTGTACGCGCTTTAGAGGATATTTATGTTAACTTACGTGCTAAATAG
- a CDS encoding type II restriction endonuclease: MNKTFTELVDGFKSSIKTWDYFVNWDKVTTNATDLEISLNKLNYLLGKENLTEEFAKLYESNPDIVKALPVLLAVRENKLEIFDKVTKDSEFFDFSNGEDGAEKYFEFIEKSGLARLFQKDGIKNLVDYVMGVEVGLDSNGRKNRGGTLMEEIVESYVKDFSEKRGFEYIAQARATDIKAKWSYEINVDKSERSFDFAVYNPQTKKLKLFETNFYNGGGSKLKAVCGEFRSLYDELTKQDIDFVWVTDGLGWETTKRPLEETFEHNKGQVFNLKMLEDDVLNELTW, from the coding sequence ATGAACAAAACATTTACAGAACTGGTGGACGGTTTCAAAAGCTCCATAAAAACATGGGATTATTTTGTAAATTGGGACAAAGTTACCACAAACGCCACTGATCTTGAGATTTCCCTAAACAAACTCAATTACTTGCTCGGCAAGGAAAATCTAACGGAAGAATTTGCAAAGCTCTACGAATCAAATCCTGATATTGTAAAAGCGTTGCCTGTCTTGTTAGCAGTACGCGAAAACAAACTTGAGATTTTTGATAAGGTCACCAAAGATTCGGAGTTTTTCGATTTCTCCAACGGAGAAGATGGTGCCGAAAAGTATTTCGAGTTTATCGAAAAATCTGGGCTTGCTCGCCTTTTCCAAAAAGATGGAATCAAAAATCTTGTCGATTATGTTATGGGAGTCGAGGTTGGGTTGGATAGCAACGGACGAAAAAACCGTGGAGGAACACTCATGGAAGAAATTGTGGAATCGTACGTCAAAGATTTTTCAGAAAAACGTGGCTTTGAATACATCGCCCAAGCACGAGCAACCGACATCAAAGCCAAATGGAGCTACGAAATAAATGTCGATAAATCAGAACGAAGCTTTGATTTCGCTGTATACAATCCACAGACCAAAAAACTAAAATTGTTTGAGACAAACTTCTATAACGGAGGTGGCTCAAAACTAAAGGCGGTGTGTGGCGAATTCCGTAGTTTATATGACGAGCTAACAAAACAAGATATTGATTTTGTTTGGGTTACAGACGGACTCGGCTGGGAAACCACAAAGCGACCACTTGAAGAAACTTTTGAACACAACAAAGGTCAAGTTTTTAATCTCAAAATGCTTGAGGACGACGTACTCAATGAACTAACTTGGTAA
- a CDS encoding helix-turn-helix transcriptional regulator, with the protein MNDSTKLGNNLKRIREAKRMSQGDVMRGMGCSRSYVSNIENGKTNPTLETISKLAKVLGVSTTELLK; encoded by the coding sequence ATGAATGATTCCACAAAACTCGGCAATAATTTGAAAAGGATTCGCGAAGCGAAAAGGATGTCTCAAGGTGATGTTATGCGCGGTATGGGTTGTAGTCGCAGTTATGTCAGCAATATCGAAAACGGAAAAACAAACCCCACCCTTGAGACAATTTCCAAACTAGCTAAGGTACTCGGAGTTAGCACCACAGAACTGCTAAAATAA
- a CDS encoding type II secretion system protein has translation MMKQSGFTLIELLITIAIIGVLASVVFPQVNKAREVAYLVRAEQEFRSFNQAIQMYQNKYGEYPADTNRDLPPGLEEFLAGDNNWPDAAWPGSVFDWDNWEDPNDSSQRIIQISVRFCPVGKPDECKFPNTEWAEDFDINSAVYFCLQGECRSHINRPVSHPGYCTNCKD, from the coding sequence ATTATGAAACAGTCTGGATTTACCCTTATTGAGTTACTTATCACTATCGCCATTATCGGTGTGCTAGCAAGTGTAGTATTTCCTCAAGTAAATAAAGCTCGAGAAGTAGCCTATTTAGTTCGTGCTGAACAAGAATTCAGATCTTTTAATCAGGCAATCCAAATGTACCAAAATAAATACGGTGAGTACCCAGCTGATACTAATAGAGACTTACCTCCTGGACTAGAAGAATTTTTGGCAGGAGATAATAATTGGCCTGACGCAGCTTGGCCCGGCAGTGTTTTTGACTGGGATAACTGGGAAGACCCTAATGACTCGAGTCAAAGAATTATACAAATAAGCGTTAGATTTTGTCCCGTAGGAAAGCCAGACGAGTGTAAGTTTCCCAATACCGAATGGGCGGAAGACTTTGATATTAACAGTGCGGTGTATTTTTGTTTGCAAGGTGAATGCAGGTCGCACATAAATCGACCAGTAAGCCATCCGGGCTATTGTACAAACTGTAAAGATTAG
- a CDS encoding site-specific DNA-methyltransferase, with product MAKEMKLHPDEFDLECTTVWAFPRRGNWATHKSDWRGNWSPEVARNLILRYSNEGDILLDPMIGGGTTAIEAKILNRNIICSDVNDVALERTKESLKFPVENKAWQKVAKRDARNLVKAENESIDFILTHPPYADIIKYSEGEINEDLSNIHGIEEFADEMEKVAKELYRVLKPGKFCAILIGDTRRQKMYQPLAYRVMDRFLNAGFDLKEDIIKRQYNCKATGFWVNKSKESNFLLIMHEHLFVFQK from the coding sequence ATGGCAAAGGAAATGAAACTACACCCCGATGAATTTGATCTTGAATGCACGACGGTGTGGGCTTTTCCTCGTCGCGGGAATTGGGCAACGCATAAGTCAGACTGGCGCGGCAACTGGTCACCAGAAGTCGCGCGCAATCTTATTCTCCGTTACTCCAACGAGGGTGATATTTTGCTTGATCCAATGATTGGTGGTGGTACGACAGCGATTGAAGCAAAAATACTCAACCGCAATATCATTTGTTCAGATGTAAACGATGTTGCCTTGGAGCGAACGAAAGAAAGTTTGAAGTTTCCCGTTGAGAACAAAGCTTGGCAAAAAGTGGCAAAACGTGACGCGCGCAACCTCGTCAAAGCCGAGAATGAGAGCATTGATTTTATTCTCACACACCCGCCCTACGCTGACATAATCAAATACAGTGAAGGAGAAATTAACGAAGATCTTTCAAACATCCACGGAATTGAAGAATTTGCCGACGAAATGGAAAAGGTTGCAAAAGAACTGTACCGCGTCTTAAAACCAGGAAAATTTTGTGCGATTCTGATTGGTGACACCCGTCGACAAAAAATGTATCAACCGCTTGCATATCGTGTTATGGATCGCTTTCTAAACGCTGGTTTTGATCTCAAGGAAGACATCATCAAGCGACAATACAACTGCAAAGCGACTGGTTTTTGGGTTAACAAATCAAAAGAAAGCAATTTCTTGCTAATAATGCACGAACATTTGTTCGTGTTTCAGAAATAA
- a CDS encoding DNA adenine methylase, producing the protein MTTQQTITKLAHELNINKIYAHHVFHNADKTRLFEDATRIVNEKPKPFVKWVGGKRQLLQQFRDMGLYPPDDFDPVTNTYFEPFVGGGAVFFDLLPKKAELSDLNNELVVTYNVIKNDVDALIKSLKKHKYEKEYYLEVRARDPKALSDIDVASRFIFLNRTCFNGMYRVNSKGGFNVPFGKYTNPIICDEENLRKVSKALQKVTVKNQDYKAVLKKAKKEDFVYFDPPYYPVSKTASFTSYTADSFLDKEQAELRDTFFELHKRGCYVMLSNSDTPFINKLYSGIKGVKVSKVAAGRAINSNAAKRGKISEVLVTNY; encoded by the coding sequence ATGACTACGCAACAAACAATCACAAAACTCGCACATGAGTTAAATATCAACAAAATCTACGCGCATCATGTTTTCCATAATGCAGACAAAACACGATTGTTTGAGGACGCTACTCGAATTGTTAATGAGAAGCCGAAGCCGTTTGTGAAATGGGTTGGTGGGAAAAGACAACTCCTCCAACAATTCCGCGATATGGGGTTATACCCACCAGATGATTTTGATCCTGTCACAAATACTTACTTTGAACCGTTTGTTGGTGGAGGTGCTGTCTTTTTCGATCTTCTCCCAAAAAAAGCAGAACTTTCAGATCTAAACAACGAACTTGTAGTAACCTATAACGTCATTAAAAATGACGTTGATGCACTGATTAAATCTCTCAAAAAACACAAATACGAAAAAGAGTATTACCTTGAAGTGCGCGCAAGGGATCCAAAAGCATTGTCAGATATTGATGTTGCGTCACGTTTTATTTTCCTAAACCGAACTTGTTTCAATGGAATGTACCGAGTCAACAGCAAAGGCGGTTTCAATGTACCGTTTGGTAAATATACAAACCCTATAATTTGCGACGAGGAAAACTTGCGCAAAGTGTCAAAAGCATTGCAAAAAGTCACCGTTAAAAACCAAGACTACAAAGCGGTACTTAAAAAAGCAAAGAAAGAAGACTTTGTATATTTTGATCCGCCATACTATCCCGTGAGCAAGACGGCGTCTTTCACTTCGTACACTGCAGATTCATTCTTGGACAAGGAGCAAGCGGAATTGAGAGATACATTTTTCGAATTACACAAACGCGGTTGTTACGTCATGCTTTCTAACTCTGACACTCCTTTCATTAACAAACTCTACTCGGGAATCAAAGGCGTAAAAGTGTCGAAAGTCGCTGCAGGACGTGCAATAAACTCAAACGCCGCAAAGCGCGGAAAGATTAGCGAGGTATTAGTAACTAATTACTGA
- a CDS encoding ATP-dependent helicase yields MTDILEKIKQSDKKLFVGLAGPGTGKSFTFGTIIKSEEYKGKKILILSFINKLIDDLSEEFNDFPNVDVSTLHAFARSILVKEEDCDLDEDLDKYISEDYSFIHGSKINYEKKFHDNDLTDNEKEFYKQRKEFYSSNGKLYSFNSVVYAANLLFQQNESKIPTYDLILVDEFQDFNKSEYELIKFLNKQSTVILVGDDDQSLYHFKQAKPSQIRSLYNDGDTEGFSLDYCYRCPKVIIETTNDLIRNAKTNGCLDERLEKEFLYPEGHKDEESKKYAQITFVPSVIGNQLAYRLSKMIEEDLEEYKDKQRVLILTPSYLKQTVYEGLMKKGFTVVGVELFSNEERNKIKHRKLCEVFEILLKRKTDNLALRKILPLYLDETKRKEVINESNEKQKKIWNCLDDGIKGKIEEDINIFKKVKTGKKELSKTELERFSKIFNLKNILTKIVRGFESNKKDAIEVELTTVTSSKGLSADFVYYVGIDDEHILDKDTKKFTDHKICEFLVGITRAKKKLTLISLKDASPKILNLVGKEKILKKN; encoded by the coding sequence ATGACTGATATTCTAGAAAAAATAAAACAGTCAGATAAAAAGTTGTTTGTCGGATTAGCTGGACCTGGAACCGGTAAAAGTTTTACATTTGGGACTATAATTAAATCAGAGGAATATAAAGGTAAGAAAATACTTATATTATCTTTTATAAATAAACTTATTGATGATTTATCTGAGGAGTTTAACGATTTTCCCAACGTTGATGTCTCAACATTACATGCTTTCGCCAGAAGCATACTCGTCAAAGAAGAAGATTGTGATTTAGATGAGGATTTAGACAAGTATATAAGTGAAGACTACTCTTTTATTCACGGCAGTAAAATTAACTACGAGAAAAAGTTTCATGATAACGATTTGACTGATAACGAAAAAGAGTTCTACAAACAGAGAAAGGAATTCTACAGCTCAAACGGAAAATTATATTCATTTAATTCAGTTGTTTACGCTGCAAATCTTCTTTTTCAACAAAATGAGTCAAAGATACCAACGTACGATCTGATTTTAGTTGATGAATTCCAAGACTTCAATAAATCGGAGTATGAGCTGATAAAATTTCTCAACAAACAGAGTACTGTGATCTTAGTTGGTGATGACGACCAGTCTCTGTACCATTTTAAACAGGCAAAGCCATCTCAAATAAGAAGTTTATACAACGACGGTGACACTGAAGGATTTTCGCTGGATTATTGTTATAGATGTCCAAAAGTTATCATAGAGACTACTAATGATTTGATACGGAATGCAAAAACAAATGGATGTTTGGACGAAAGACTGGAAAAGGAGTTCTTGTATCCAGAGGGACACAAAGATGAAGAAAGTAAGAAATATGCACAAATAACTTTTGTACCCTCGGTAATCGGAAATCAACTTGCGTACAGATTGTCAAAAATGATTGAAGAAGATCTTGAGGAGTACAAAGATAAACAGAGAGTACTGATTTTAACGCCATCATATCTAAAACAAACTGTATATGAGGGTTTGATGAAAAAAGGATTTACCGTTGTTGGTGTTGAATTGTTTTCTAACGAGGAGCGAAATAAAATTAAACACAGGAAGCTATGTGAAGTATTCGAAATTCTTCTAAAAAGGAAGACTGATAATTTGGCTCTTAGGAAGATTTTACCCTTGTATTTAGATGAGACAAAAAGGAAGGAGGTTATAAATGAAAGTAATGAGAAACAAAAGAAAATATGGAATTGTCTAGATGATGGCATAAAAGGAAAAATAGAAGAAGATATCAATATTTTCAAAAAGGTTAAAACTGGCAAAAAAGAACTGAGCAAGACAGAGTTAGAACGATTTAGTAAAATTTTTAATCTAAAAAATATCCTGACAAAGATTGTCAGAGGTTTTGAGTCAAATAAAAAAGACGCTATAGAAGTTGAGCTAACTACTGTTACGAGCTCCAAGGGACTCTCTGCGGATTTTGTGTATTATGTAGGAATAGATGATGAACATATTTTAGATAAGGACACCAAGAAGTTTACTGATCATAAAATATGTGAATTTTTAGTCGGGATAACACGGGCGAAAAAGAAATTGACATTGATTTCTCTAAAAGACGCTTCCCCGAAAATCCTAAACTTGGTCGGAAAGGAAAAAATCCTAAAAAAGAATTAG
- the tnpA gene encoding IS200/IS605 family transposase, with product MKGKPQHIKKPHNKTLFIYHLVCPVKYRRDVFTPPISKTFKNLCLEFGPAYEIYFLEIGIDEDHVHFLIQTIPNIRFSDTVKKIKSITSNHLFKIHPELKIKLWGGKFWTEGYYANTVGNASMDIITNYVKNQGYPEYQQLHSAPVQTSLFTT from the coding sequence ATGAAAGGTAAACCACAACATATCAAAAAACCACACAACAAAACTCTGTTCATCTATCATCTGGTATGCCCAGTAAAATACAGAAGAGATGTATTTACACCACCAATATCAAAAACATTTAAAAACTTATGTTTGGAATTTGGTCCAGCTTACGAGATATACTTTCTTGAAATAGGAATAGACGAAGATCATGTACACTTTTTAATACAAACAATTCCAAACATACGTTTCTCTGATACGGTAAAGAAAATAAAAAGCATCACCTCCAATCATCTCTTTAAAATCCACCCTGAACTAAAAATAAAACTCTGGGGAGGAAAGTTCTGGACTGAAGGTTATTATGCAAATACAGTGGGTAATGCCAGTATGGATATTATTACCAATTACGTTAAAAACCAAGGTTATCCCGAATACCAACAGCTACACTCCGCACCAGTTCAGACTTCACTGTTTACTACCTAG
- a CDS encoding right-handed parallel beta-helix repeat-containing protein has product MPTLHHLLQTTLTFLFTLTLSFVSVYIPQPYHQVNHAEAGVATFSGQLMGLAEQAVSAAANVMSAAIESVIRFKELVWDPLAWSVAKGMIAVMTASVVRWINSGFQGSPAFVQDLEYYLSRVGDRVFGEFVNELGIAPFVCRPFRLDLQIALNIGYQRHYRAGYPIGATYCSLEGALANIDNFVNGSFNDGGWDTWYTVTTRPNTYTPYGNFLSVSGEAALRINNQQVNATRFLNFGDGFMSKAICSQIPLITGGAITRERCAVSTPGQVINQTLNHHLGAGLDSLIAADEIGEIIGALVGQLAQKSLEGAAGLLGLSGGTGYTDPSYGTSYLDAAITQQAASSSEAVAQADQLSNNTYNQAANQAEQQGQQRADNAQAGADSTTNTGIDTTNIDQALQNLIDILGGGGTIITPTDPNTTTPPIGLSGPIGPQPVAATPLSSGTIFAAPNGSGTACTEVIPCTIQTAIDKARAGDVVFLFGGTYQVSKNIDFNNQGTAANPVIYESYPGEKAVFDGSTSPQSSWAQMRISGNFIYIRGMVIREMPKKGLEVLGADNLIEGMEVYNNTLSGIQIQAGDGAGTTVASRNIIRNNIVRDNSAAGLFEAVYNDGGNTDGIAISYGYDNRIENNLVYRNSDDGIDTWRGVRSYVGYNISYSNGIAKGEGNGVKAGGSSPSKDTVVERNLVYSNKSNGINYNSGVNVTMSYNTTWNNGLVGYKVGSDTILTKNISSGGVEKNGAGIESNNSWQRSGTVQFISTDPNSPDFLRPTVGGGFEDIGVYAGTTAVSPSQPSTVPVDVYLIGDSTVSSGSGWGDFLKDYLRTEATVINAAISGRSSKSYYDEGSFNSVRSSLAPGDYLLIQFGHNDQHLDDIHYTNPGTAPAYNGTFRDYLELYINEARAKGAIPVLITPVSRMVFTSTDQHIRSHGEYAPAVRKIAADNNVILLDLEERSHQVFNNLGETQTLQLYAGYGGTFDDRTHFPPEKAFRVTEMVVTLLRNSSSLLRGYLLN; this is encoded by the coding sequence GTGCCCACCCTCCACCACCTCCTCCAAACCACCCTCACCTTCCTCTTCACCCTCACCCTCTCTTTTGTCAGTGTATACATCCCTCAACCATACCACCAAGTCAACCACGCCGAAGCCGGAGTCGCCACCTTCAGTGGTCAGTTGATGGGTCTGGCCGAACAAGCCGTCAGTGCCGCCGCCAACGTGATGTCAGCGGCTATTGAGTCGGTCATCAGATTCAAGGAACTAGTCTGGGACCCCTTAGCCTGGAGTGTGGCCAAGGGCATGATCGCTGTCATGACTGCCAGTGTGGTCAGGTGGATCAACTCCGGTTTCCAAGGTTCCCCCGCCTTTGTCCAAGACCTGGAATACTACCTCTCCCGGGTTGGAGACCGAGTCTTTGGTGAATTCGTCAACGAACTCGGTATCGCCCCCTTTGTCTGCCGCCCCTTTAGACTTGACCTCCAAATCGCCCTCAACATCGGCTACCAAAGACACTACCGCGCCGGTTACCCAATTGGCGCCACCTACTGCAGCCTCGAAGGTGCTCTTGCCAACATCGACAACTTTGTTAACGGTAGCTTCAATGACGGTGGTTGGGACACTTGGTACACTGTCACCACCAGACCCAACACCTATACCCCCTATGGTAACTTCCTCTCCGTCAGTGGTGAAGCGGCTCTCAGAATCAACAACCAACAAGTTAACGCCACCCGTTTCCTAAACTTCGGTGACGGTTTCATGTCCAAAGCCATCTGTTCCCAAATCCCCCTCATCACCGGCGGAGCGATCACCAGAGAACGTTGTGCTGTCTCCACTCCGGGACAAGTCATCAACCAAACTCTTAACCACCACCTTGGGGCCGGTCTCGACAGTCTCATTGCCGCTGATGAGATCGGTGAGATCATTGGAGCTCTGGTGGGCCAACTGGCACAAAAGTCCCTGGAAGGCGCGGCCGGACTCCTTGGTCTCTCCGGTGGCACCGGCTACACCGACCCTAGCTACGGTACCTCCTACCTGGATGCTGCTATTACCCAGCAAGCCGCTAGCTCCTCTGAAGCGGTGGCCCAAGCTGACCAACTCTCCAACAACACCTACAACCAAGCCGCCAACCAAGCCGAACAACAAGGACAACAAAGAGCTGATAATGCACAGGCGGGAGCGGATAGTACGACGAATACTGGTATTGATACTACTAATATAGACCAAGCTCTCCAGAATTTGATTGATATTCTTGGTGGGGGTGGTACCATAATCACCCCAACTGACCCTAACACCACCACCCCACCAATTGGTCTTAGTGGTCCAATTGGACCGCAACCCGTCGCCGCTACTCCACTTTCCAGTGGTACCATCTTCGCTGCCCCTAACGGTTCTGGTACCGCTTGTACCGAAGTGATACCGTGTACCATCCAAACCGCGATTGATAAAGCTAGAGCCGGGGATGTGGTGTTCTTATTTGGAGGAACGTATCAAGTATCTAAAAATATCGACTTCAACAACCAAGGTACCGCTGCTAATCCAGTGATCTATGAGAGTTATCCGGGGGAGAAGGCGGTGTTTGATGGGAGTACTTCACCTCAATCAAGTTGGGCTCAGATGCGCATCAGTGGTAATTTTATCTACATAAGAGGAATGGTTATTAGGGAGATGCCGAAAAAAGGTTTAGAAGTCCTTGGAGCTGACAATCTAATTGAAGGTATGGAGGTTTATAACAATACTCTATCAGGTATTCAAATACAGGCTGGGGATGGAGCTGGTACCACAGTAGCGTCACGAAACATCATTCGCAACAATATTGTTCGAGACAATTCAGCTGCTGGTTTGTTCGAGGCTGTATACAACGATGGTGGTAATACAGATGGTATTGCTATTAGTTATGGTTATGATAATAGAATAGAAAACAATCTGGTGTACAGGAACTCTGATGATGGTATAGACACATGGCGAGGTGTTCGAAGTTATGTAGGGTATAACATTTCTTACTCAAACGGCATAGCTAAGGGCGAAGGTAATGGTGTCAAAGCTGGCGGATCTTCTCCAAGTAAAGATACGGTAGTAGAGCGCAACTTGGTATATTCAAACAAGAGCAACGGTATTAATTATAATTCTGGAGTAAACGTAACAATGTCATACAACACCACATGGAATAACGGATTAGTGGGTTACAAGGTTGGTTCAGATACTATTCTTACTAAGAATATTTCGTCTGGTGGAGTTGAGAAGAATGGTGCTGGTATCGAAAGCAACAACTCCTGGCAACGCTCCGGTACCGTCCAGTTCATCAGTACCGACCCTAACTCACCTGACTTCTTAAGACCGACAGTTGGAGGAGGATTTGAGGATATTGGAGTATATGCTGGGACCACTGCAGTTAGTCCTAGTCAACCTTCTACTGTGCCGGTGGACGTGTATCTAATCGGTGATTCCACTGTGTCTAGTGGTTCAGGTTGGGGTGATTTCCTTAAGGATTACTTACGAACTGAGGCAACTGTAATTAACGCGGCAATTAGTGGCAGAAGTAGCAAGTCTTACTACGATGAGGGTAGTTTCAACTCAGTTCGTAGCTCTCTAGCCCCTGGTGATTATTTACTAATCCAATTTGGACATAATGATCAGCATCTTGATGATATTCATTACACAAATCCAGGCACTGCACCGGCATACAACGGAACTTTTCGTGATTATCTCGAACTTTATATAAATGAGGCCCGTGCCAAAGGTGCAATACCGGTTTTAATTACTCCCGTCAGTCGCATGGTTTTTACCTCAACCGATCAACATATTCGATCACATGGAGAATACGCTCCAGCTGTTCGTAAGATTGCGGCTGATAACAATGTGATCCTTTTGGATCTAGAAGAACGTAGTCACCAGGTGTTCAATAATTTAGGAGAAACTCAAACATTACAACTATATGCCGGTTATGGTGGTACTTTTGATGACAGAACCCACTTCCCACCAGAAAAAGCATTCCGTGTTACTGAAATGGTAGTGACACTGTTGCGTAATTCGTCTAGTCTTCTGCGTGGATACCTGTTAAATTGA